One window of the Triticum dicoccoides isolate Atlit2015 ecotype Zavitan chromosome 3B, WEW_v2.0, whole genome shotgun sequence genome contains the following:
- the LOC119276484 gene encoding GDSL esterase/lipase At4g10955-like, producing the protein MAKAMPDQKSGDAATAAANPLEFHVYGPRNLSSISWKDLLSSSWKNSNYRRMVIACFIQGAYLLELDRQEKRDERTGLAPQWWRPFKYRLAQVLVDERDGSIYGAVLEWDHQAALSDYIPFRPTRAPAAVVALRGTLLRAPTFRRDVVDDLRFLAWDSLKGSVRFAGALAALRDAARRFGVGNVCVGGHSLGAGFALQVGKALAKERVFVECHVFNPPSVSLAMSLRGFVETAGELWGRARAWIPYVGSQPAVDTSGGDGHSESEARASLAQSGMGRWLPYLYINTNDYICCHYSDAAGGTATVAVDSGGGNGGGKAGVATMLVVSKGPSKFLAAHGLEQWWADDVELQVALNHSKLIDRQLRSLYAAPPAALRAQS; encoded by the exons ATGGCCAAGGCGATGCCAGACCAGAAATCCGGCGATGCAGCAACGGCGGCAGCGAATCCGCTCGAGTTTCATGTGTACGGCCCCCGCAACCTGTCATCCATCAGCTGGAAAGATCTCCTTAGCTCAAGCTG GAAGAACTCCAACTACCGGCGGATGGTGATCGCGTGCTTCATCCAGGGGGCTTACCTGCTGGAGCTGGACCGGCAGGAGAAGCGCGACGAGCGCACCGGCCTCGCGCCGCAGTGGTGGCGCCCGTTCAAGTACAGGCTCGCCCAGGTGCTCGTCGACGAGCGCGACGGCTCCATCTACGGCGCCGTCCTCGAGTGGGACCACCAGGCCGCGCTGTCCGACTACATCCCATTCCGCCCCACCCGTGCGCCGGCAGCCGTCGTGGCGCTGCGCGGTACGCTGCTCCGTGCGCCCACGTTCCGCCGCGACGTGGTGGACGACCTCCGGTTCCTGGCCTGGGACAGCCTCAAGGGCTCCGTCCGCTTCGCCGGCGCGCTGGCGGCGCTGCGGGACGCCGCGCGCAGGTTTGGCGTCGGCAACGTTTGCGTGGGCGGGCACTCGCTGGGAGCCGGGTTCGCGCTGCAGGTGGGCAAGGCGCTGGCCAAGGAGCGCGTCTTCGTGGAGTGCCACGTGTTTAACCCGCCGTCCGTGTCGCTGGCCATGAGCCTCAGGGGGTTCGTCGAGACGGCCGGCGAGCTGTGGGGCCGTGCGCGCGCGTGGATCCCATACGTGGGTTCCCAGCCGGCGGTGgacacgagcggcggcgacggccacAGTGAAAGTGAGGCGAGGGcgtcgctggcgcagtcggggatgGGAAGGTGGCTGCCGTACCTGTACATCAACACGAACGACTACATCTGCTGCCACTACAGCGACGCAGCGGGCGGGACGGCGACCGTGGCGGTCGACAGCGGGGGCGGGAACGGCGGTGGCAAAGCGGGGGTGGCGACGATGCTTGTGGTGTCCAAGGGGCCGAGCAAATTCCTGGCAGCGCACGGGCTGGAGCAGTGGTGGGCCGACGATGTCGAGCTGCAGGTGGCACTCAACCACAGCAAGCTCATCGACCGCCAGCTCAGGTCGCTCTACGCAGCGCCGCCTGCCGCACTGCGTGCCCAGAGTTAG